A genomic window from Gemmatimonadaceae bacterium includes:
- a CDS encoding carboxypeptidase regulatory-like domain-containing protein yields MPIRRLLILSILALSGCNAIYGEPNRVDWPEPPSNYPTTLVRGRVFDLATNQPVAGATVTVQSASVSATTDADGNYNLDGIQAWAALFIVSRDGYDPLSVQLALSGGDQLRNFWIRKAEQ; encoded by the coding sequence ATGCCGATTCGCCGCCTGCTCATCCTCTCGATCCTGGCGCTTAGCGGCTGCAATGCCATCTACGGCGAACCCAACCGGGTGGACTGGCCAGAGCCGCCGTCCAACTACCCGACGACGTTGGTGCGCGGACGCGTGTTCGATTTGGCAACCAACCAGCCGGTTGCCGGCGCGACCGTCACGGTCCAGTCCGCCTCCGTCTCCGCCACCACGGATGCCGACGGGAACTACAACCTCGACGGCATCCAGGCGTGGGCCGCGCTGTTCATCGTCTCGCGGGACGGCTACGATCCCCTTTCGGTACAACTCGCCCTCTCCGGCGGCGACCAGCTCCGTAACTTCTGGATCAGGAAAGCGGAGCAGTGA